One Mycobacteroides salmoniphilum DNA segment encodes these proteins:
- the nuoH gene encoding NADH-quinone oxidoreductase subunit NuoH — protein MTGKTDLSQFGIDPLWLVILKCVAVFVFLVLTVLVAILVERKVLAWMQRRIGPNRVGPFGLLQSLADGVKLALKEGLTPAGVDKPIYLLAPIISVVPAIVAYAVIPFGPVVSFFGHRTPLQLTDLPVAILFVLAVTSVGVYGIVLGGWASGSTYPLLGGLRSSAQVISYEIAMGLTFAAVFLLAGTMSTSGIVAAQAGRWYVFLLLPSFLVYVTAMVGETNRAPFDLPEAEGELVGGFHTEYSSLRFAMFMLAEYINMATVSGLAATMFLGGWHAPWPLSLMDGANTSWWPVLWFVAKVWGFMFLFMWLRATLPRLRYDQFMRLGWEVLIPVALVWIVVVAVVQAMALYGYGNPSIILGVTGVAFSVGSIALVGVVSRRPESLKPMLSSSFDPMAGGFPVPPLPGQHVGAGPGPTTKEDAHA, from the coding sequence ATGACGGGCAAGACGGACTTGTCACAGTTCGGAATCGACCCGCTCTGGCTCGTGATCCTGAAATGTGTTGCGGTATTTGTCTTCCTGGTGCTGACCGTGCTCGTGGCGATTCTTGTCGAGCGCAAGGTGCTTGCCTGGATGCAGCGCCGCATCGGTCCCAACAGGGTGGGCCCGTTCGGACTGCTGCAGAGCCTGGCCGACGGCGTGAAACTGGCCCTCAAGGAGGGCCTGACCCCGGCCGGCGTCGACAAGCCGATCTATCTCCTGGCGCCCATCATCTCTGTGGTGCCGGCGATCGTCGCGTACGCGGTCATTCCGTTCGGTCCCGTGGTCTCGTTCTTCGGGCATCGCACACCACTTCAGCTCACCGATCTACCGGTGGCGATTCTTTTCGTGCTAGCGGTCACTTCCGTGGGCGTCTACGGGATTGTGTTGGGTGGCTGGGCATCCGGATCTACCTACCCGCTGCTCGGTGGATTGCGGTCCTCCGCGCAGGTGATTTCCTACGAGATCGCGATGGGCCTGACGTTCGCGGCGGTGTTCCTGCTGGCCGGAACGATGTCGACGTCGGGGATCGTCGCGGCGCAGGCCGGCCGTTGGTATGTCTTCCTCCTGCTGCCGTCATTCTTGGTGTACGTCACCGCCATGGTCGGCGAGACCAACCGAGCACCTTTCGACCTGCCCGAAGCGGAGGGTGAGCTGGTCGGCGGCTTCCATACCGAATACTCCTCGCTGCGCTTCGCGATGTTCATGCTCGCCGAATACATCAACATGGCAACGGTTTCCGGGTTGGCGGCAACCATGTTCCTTGGTGGCTGGCACGCGCCGTGGCCGTTGAGCCTGATGGACGGTGCGAACACCTCATGGTGGCCAGTGCTGTGGTTCGTGGCCAAGGTCTGGGGCTTCATGTTCCTGTTCATGTGGCTGCGCGCCACATTGCCGCGGCTGCGCTATGACCAGTTCATGCGGTTGGGCTGGGAGGTCCTGATCCCGGTGGCGCTGGTGTGGATCGTCGTCGTCGCAGTGGTGCAGGCCATGGCGCTCTATGGATACGGAAATCCGTCGATCATCCTCGGGGTCACCGGCGTCGCGTTCTCGGTGGGCAGTATCGCCCTGGTGGGTGTCGTGTCGCGGCGCCCCGAATCGCTAAAACCCATGCTGTCCAGCAGCTTCGATCCGATGGCCGGCGGATTCCCGGTGCCGCCGCTGCCCGGGCAGCACGTCGGCGCGGGCCCGGGCCCGACCACAAAGGAGGACGCACATGCCTGA
- a CDS encoding HAD family hydrolase, with protein sequence MRAVLWDMDGTLIDSEKLWDISMAETCRRLGGEMTPELRAALLGGSAEATMQMMFAAFGLEPDPELMARENDWLHEYTGELFETDLTWCDGAQDMLTQLAAEQVPMALVTNTIRSLTNQALKTIGAQWFSGTVCGDEVVRTKPAPDPYLRAAALLGVDPADCLAIEDSVTGAAAAEAAGCAVLVVPNHVEVPGTDRRRLATTLSGLSPEDLRRAHADVLTATTCKPI encoded by the coding sequence ATGCGTGCGGTGCTGTGGGACATGGACGGCACGCTCATCGACTCGGAGAAGCTCTGGGATATCTCGATGGCCGAAACGTGCCGCAGGCTGGGCGGCGAGATGACTCCCGAGCTGCGCGCCGCACTGCTCGGCGGATCCGCCGAGGCCACCATGCAGATGATGTTCGCAGCGTTCGGGCTGGAGCCGGACCCCGAGCTGATGGCCCGTGAGAACGACTGGCTACACGAGTACACCGGCGAGCTCTTTGAAACCGATCTGACCTGGTGCGATGGCGCGCAGGACATGCTCACGCAGCTTGCCGCCGAGCAGGTACCCATGGCGCTGGTGACCAACACCATCCGATCGCTCACCAACCAGGCGCTCAAGACCATTGGCGCACAATGGTTTTCCGGAACCGTATGCGGTGACGAGGTGGTGCGCACCAAACCGGCCCCGGACCCGTACCTGCGGGCCGCGGCGCTGCTGGGCGTAGACCCGGCCGATTGCCTGGCCATCGAGGACTCGGTGACCGGTGCCGCCGCGGCCGAGGCGGCGGGTTGTGCGGTGCTGGTGGTGCCCAACCACGTCGAGGTGCCCGGCACTGATCGGCGCAGGCTTGCCACCACGTTGTCGGGGCTGTCTCCGGAGGACTTGCGACGTGCCCACGCTGACGTCCTGACGGCGACTACCTGCAAACCCATATGA
- a CDS encoding NADH-quinone oxidoreductase subunit A yields MDAYVPILVLGAIAVAFAVFSIGISSFVGPRRYNRAKLEAYECGIEPTQHSMGRDHHGAAVGGHRVPVKYYLTAMLFIIFDIEIVFLYPWAVHFEALGVFGLLAMALFIVNVSVAYAYEWRRGGLSWD; encoded by the coding sequence ATGGATGCATATGTACCGATCTTGGTGCTCGGCGCCATTGCGGTGGCCTTTGCCGTTTTCTCCATTGGGATTTCGTCATTCGTCGGTCCGCGCCGGTACAACCGCGCGAAGCTTGAGGCGTATGAATGCGGTATCGAGCCCACCCAGCACTCCATGGGCCGTGATCATCACGGTGCCGCCGTCGGCGGACACCGGGTGCCCGTGAAGTACTACCTCACCGCGATGTTGTTCATCATCTTCGATATCGAGATCGTCTTCTTGTATCCGTGGGCCGTCCACTTCGAGGCCCTCGGAGTGTTCGGACTGCTCGCAATGGCCCTGTTCATCGTCAACGTGTCGGTGGCGTACGCCTACGAATGGAGGCGCGGTGGCCTGAGCTGGGATTAG
- the nuoE gene encoding NADH-quinone oxidoreductase subunit NuoE, producing MSEVFVELGSRPPEDEGSFAGRTTYPTEVVSRLAIDAKEILDRYPSRRSALLPLLHLVQSEDGYVTMAGIEFCAGHVELTSAEVTAVASFYSMYRREPTGDYLVGVCTNTLCAVLGGDAILTRLVDELGVPPGGTTEDGKVTLEHVECNAACDYAPVLMVNWEFFDNQTPDGAVDLVEDLRRGRVPEPRRGATPCTFRQTARILAGFADERPDAVAAAQPGDPTLAGLRLAKEVHDVQGEAR from the coding sequence GTGAGCGAAGTATTCGTCGAACTCGGGAGCCGCCCGCCCGAGGATGAGGGCAGCTTCGCGGGGCGCACAACGTACCCGACGGAAGTGGTTTCACGGCTTGCCATCGACGCCAAGGAGATCCTTGACCGGTATCCGAGCCGTCGGTCGGCGTTGTTGCCGCTGCTGCACCTGGTGCAGTCCGAGGACGGTTATGTGACCATGGCCGGCATCGAATTCTGTGCCGGACACGTGGAACTGACATCCGCCGAGGTCACCGCGGTAGCGAGCTTTTACTCGATGTACCGGCGTGAGCCGACCGGCGACTATCTCGTCGGCGTATGCACCAACACGCTGTGCGCGGTGCTCGGTGGTGACGCGATCTTGACGCGGTTGGTCGATGAGCTCGGCGTCCCACCCGGCGGTACCACCGAGGACGGGAAGGTCACGCTCGAGCATGTCGAGTGCAACGCCGCCTGTGACTACGCGCCGGTGTTGATGGTCAATTGGGAGTTCTTCGACAACCAAACCCCGGATGGCGCGGTAGATCTGGTGGAAGACCTCCGTCGCGGCCGTGTTCCCGAGCCACGGCGCGGTGCGACACCGTGCACGTTCCGGCAGACCGCCCGGATCTTGGCCGGGTTCGCCGACGAGCGGCCCGACGCAGTCGCCGCGGCGCAGCCGGGTGACCCGACACTGGCGGGACTGCGACTGGCCAAGGAAGTACACGACGTACAAGGGGAGGCGCGGTGA
- the nuoD gene encoding NADH dehydrogenase (quinone) subunit D: MAGGQDWDEIVTAAAQAGDERIVVNMGPQHPSTHGVLRLILEIEGETVTDVRCGIGYLHTGIEKNLEYRTWTQGVTFVTRMDYLSPFFNETAYCLGVEKLLDITDEIPERATVIRVLMMELNRISSHLVALATGGMELGAMTAMFLGFREREMILKVFEAVTGLRMNHAYVRPGGLAQDLPDGAEQEVQDLLNILPGRLRDMENLLNENYIWKARTQGVGYLDLTGCMALGITGPVLRATGLAHDLRRAQPYCGYENYDFDVITDGDCDSYGRYLIRVKEMRESIKIAQQCLDRLRPGPIMVDDKKIAWPADLSSGPDGLGNSPKHIAKIMGTSMEGLIHHFKLVTEGIRVPAGQVYVAVESPRGELGVHMVSDGGTRPYRVHFRDPSFTNLQAVSAMCEGGMVADLIAAVASIDPVMGGVDR; encoded by the coding sequence ATGGCCGGTGGGCAGGACTGGGACGAGATCGTCACTGCCGCTGCGCAAGCCGGCGACGAGCGAATCGTCGTGAACATGGGCCCCCAGCATCCGTCGACCCACGGCGTGCTGCGGCTGATCCTGGAGATCGAGGGGGAGACGGTTACCGACGTGCGCTGCGGAATCGGCTACCTGCACACCGGTATCGAAAAGAATCTGGAGTACCGCACCTGGACACAGGGCGTCACCTTTGTGACCCGGATGGACTATCTGTCACCATTCTTCAACGAGACTGCCTACTGTCTGGGTGTCGAGAAGCTGCTCGACATCACCGACGAAATCCCGGAGCGTGCCACCGTGATTCGGGTGTTGATGATGGAACTCAATCGCATCTCCTCCCATCTGGTCGCACTCGCAACCGGTGGCATGGAGCTCGGTGCGATGACCGCGATGTTCCTCGGATTTCGCGAGCGCGAGATGATCCTGAAGGTGTTCGAAGCGGTCACCGGACTGCGCATGAACCACGCCTATGTCAGGCCCGGTGGGCTGGCGCAGGACCTGCCCGATGGCGCCGAGCAAGAGGTGCAGGATCTGCTGAATATCCTGCCCGGCAGGTTGCGCGACATGGAAAACCTGTTGAACGAGAACTACATCTGGAAGGCGCGGACCCAGGGCGTCGGATACCTGGATCTCACCGGTTGCATGGCATTGGGCATCACGGGTCCGGTGCTGCGGGCCACGGGGCTTGCGCATGATCTGCGACGTGCACAACCGTACTGCGGGTACGAGAACTATGACTTTGACGTCATCACCGATGGGGACTGCGACTCCTATGGCCGATATCTGATCCGGGTCAAGGAGATGCGCGAGTCCATCAAGATCGCTCAGCAGTGTCTGGATCGGTTGCGGCCAGGACCGATCATGGTGGACGACAAGAAGATCGCGTGGCCCGCCGACCTCTCGTCGGGCCCAGATGGATTAGGCAACTCACCCAAGCACATCGCCAAGATCATGGGCACCTCCATGGAGGGGCTGATCCACCACTTCAAGCTGGTGACCGAGGGGATCAGGGTGCCGGCCGGACAGGTGTACGTCGCCGTCGAGTCGCCACGCGGCGAGCTCGGGGTACATATGGTCAGTGATGGCGGAACCCGGCCCTACCGCGTGCATTTCCGCGATCCGTCGTTCACCAATCTGCAGGCTGTCTCGGCGATGTGTGAGGGCGGGATGGTGGCCGACCTGATCGCCGCGGTCGCGAGTATCGATCCGGTGATGGGTGGGGTGGACAGGTGA
- the hisG gene encoding ATP phosphoribosyltransferase, which translates to MTSVNGALRVAVPNKGALSEAASEILSEAGYRRRGDAKDLTVLDPQNDVEFFFLRPKDIAIYVGSGELDLGITGRDLMMDSDAPVTERLALGFGGSTFRYAAPAGRDWTIYDIAGKRIATAYPNLVRKDLTTKGIEADVIRLDGAVEISIQLGVADVIADIVGTGRTLRQHGLVAFGESLCDSEAVLIERENADPATETARAQLTARIQGVVFGQLYLMLDYDCPRAVLDEALKVTPGLESPTLAPLADEKWVAVRALAPRKGVNTTMDALAAIGAKAILASEVRFFRA; encoded by the coding sequence ATGACCAGTGTGAACGGAGCCTTGCGCGTCGCTGTCCCCAATAAGGGGGCGCTCAGTGAGGCCGCGTCCGAGATTCTTTCCGAGGCCGGCTACCGGCGGCGCGGAGACGCCAAGGACCTCACGGTGCTCGATCCGCAGAACGACGTCGAGTTCTTCTTCTTGAGGCCCAAGGACATAGCGATCTACGTCGGCTCTGGCGAGCTGGATCTTGGTATTACCGGCCGCGACCTGATGATGGACTCCGATGCACCGGTGACCGAGCGACTCGCGCTGGGATTCGGTGGATCGACGTTCCGCTACGCCGCGCCCGCCGGGCGAGACTGGACGATTTACGACATCGCGGGAAAGCGGATCGCCACTGCCTACCCCAACCTGGTCCGAAAGGATCTGACCACCAAGGGAATCGAGGCCGATGTCATTCGGTTGGACGGTGCTGTCGAGATATCCATCCAGCTTGGCGTCGCCGATGTGATCGCCGATATCGTCGGTACCGGCCGCACCCTGCGCCAGCACGGACTGGTGGCCTTCGGTGAGTCGCTGTGCGATTCAGAGGCCGTGCTGATCGAGCGGGAGAACGCCGATCCGGCAACGGAAACGGCTCGCGCACAGCTGACGGCGCGCATCCAGGGTGTGGTGTTCGGTCAGCTGTATTTGATGCTTGACTATGACTGCCCGCGTGCGGTTCTGGACGAGGCACTCAAGGTGACGCCCGGTCTGGAATCTCCGACGTTGGCTCCGCTGGCCGACGAGAAGTGGGTGGCGGTGCGTGCCCTGGCCCCACGCAAGGGCGTCAATACCACCATGGATGCGCTGGCCGCGATCGGCGCGAAGGCCATCCTGGCCTCCGAAGTCAGGTTCTTCCGGGCCTAG
- a CDS encoding phosphoribosyl-ATP diphosphatase — protein MTESPPVKTFEELFAELSDRARTRPEGSGTVAALDAGVHTLGKKLLEEAGEVWLAAEHESDESLAEEVSQLLYWAQVLLIARGLTLDDVYRKL, from the coding sequence GTGACAGAATCGCCACCCGTGAAGACCTTCGAGGAGCTGTTCGCCGAGCTCAGTGACCGTGCCCGAACCCGGCCCGAGGGAAGTGGGACCGTCGCCGCACTCGACGCGGGTGTACACACCCTGGGCAAGAAGCTGCTCGAAGAGGCGGGCGAGGTGTGGCTGGCTGCCGAGCACGAGAGCGACGAGTCACTCGCCGAGGAGGTCAGCCAGCTGCTCTACTGGGCGCAAGTACTCCTGATTGCCCGCGGTCTCACCCTCGATGACGTCTACCGGAAGCTCTGA
- a CDS encoding NADH-quinone oxidoreductase subunit G: MTAVERGTGVELVTVNIDGTSISVPKGTLVIRAAELIGVQIPRFCDHPLLEPVGACRQCLVEVEGQRKPLAACTTTVTDEMVVHTQVTSAAAQKAQSGVMELLLINHPLDCPVCDKGGECPLQNQAMSTGRAETRFAEAKRTFPKPIPLSTEVLLDRERCVLCARCTRFSQQVAGDPFIELLERGAQQQVGIASDQPFDSYFSGNTVQICPVGALTGAAYRFRARPFDLVSTPSVCEHCASGCAQRTDHRRGKVLRRLAGDDPEVNEEWNCDKGRWAFTYATAGDRITNPMIRDESGNLVAVSWPQALETAAKGLADAGANAGVLTGGRLTVEDAYAYVKFARMVIGTNNIDFRARAHSAEEAAFLGAGVAGHGMTQTYAAVESAPVVLLAGFEPEEESPIVFLRLRKGVRKRGLRVLTIAPFVSRGSTKLSAGVIATVPGSEPETIVGLADSELLRQPGAVIMAGERLAWIPGALSATAQLAAKTGATLVWVPRRAGERGALEAGALPRLLPGGHPVSDSAARRYVADKWGVIALPDMPGLDAAGMLDPGSGLDAFLVGGVELADLPYPAAAVGALKTGFVVSLEMRHGAVTELADVVLPVAAVAEKSGSFVNWEGRLRPFQTTLDASDALDDLRVLAALSRRMDRPIGLNHAHEALAELADIGPWEGARETPGPVRATARPRPEAGEAVLASWRLLLDAGRLQDGEQFLAGTAHTTEVRLSEATAREIGAADGESVTVRSMSESIQGAITLPLRITEMPDRVVWVPMRSAGSEVHQQLGPALGQVVRIEVAA, from the coding sequence ATGACCGCCGTGGAAAGGGGGACCGGGGTTGAGCTGGTCACCGTCAACATCGACGGAACCAGCATCTCGGTGCCCAAGGGCACATTGGTCATTCGCGCGGCGGAGCTGATCGGTGTCCAGATTCCCCGGTTCTGCGATCACCCGCTCCTCGAGCCGGTGGGTGCGTGTCGCCAGTGCCTGGTCGAGGTGGAGGGGCAGCGTAAACCGTTGGCCGCCTGCACCACGACCGTCACCGACGAGATGGTGGTTCATACGCAGGTCACCTCCGCAGCAGCGCAGAAGGCGCAGAGCGGCGTGATGGAACTGCTGCTGATCAATCACCCACTCGACTGTCCGGTCTGCGATAAGGGCGGAGAGTGTCCGCTGCAGAACCAGGCCATGTCGACCGGTCGCGCCGAGACCCGGTTCGCCGAGGCCAAACGCACGTTTCCCAAGCCGATTCCCCTATCGACCGAGGTGCTACTCGATAGGGAGCGCTGTGTCCTGTGTGCACGTTGCACCCGGTTCTCCCAACAGGTGGCCGGCGACCCGTTTATCGAGTTACTCGAACGCGGTGCGCAACAACAGGTTGGCATCGCGAGCGACCAACCCTTCGATTCCTACTTCTCCGGCAATACCGTGCAGATCTGTCCCGTGGGTGCTCTCACCGGTGCGGCATATCGATTCCGGGCCCGCCCGTTCGATCTGGTGTCCACCCCCAGTGTGTGTGAGCACTGCGCGAGCGGATGTGCGCAGCGCACCGACCATCGGCGGGGAAAGGTGCTGCGGCGTCTGGCCGGTGACGATCCCGAAGTCAATGAGGAATGGAACTGCGATAAGGGGCGCTGGGCGTTCACGTACGCCACCGCGGGCGACCGCATCACCAATCCGATGATTCGTGACGAGTCCGGAAATCTGGTGGCGGTGTCCTGGCCACAGGCATTGGAAACCGCGGCAAAGGGTTTGGCGGACGCGGGTGCCAATGCCGGGGTCCTCACCGGTGGACGGCTCACCGTCGAAGATGCCTACGCCTACGTCAAGTTCGCCCGGATGGTGATAGGCACCAACAACATCGACTTCCGCGCTCGCGCGCATAGCGCCGAGGAGGCCGCGTTCCTCGGCGCGGGCGTCGCCGGGCACGGGATGACGCAGACGTATGCGGCTGTGGAGTCCGCGCCGGTGGTGCTGCTGGCGGGGTTCGAGCCGGAAGAGGAATCTCCCATCGTCTTCCTGCGGTTGCGCAAGGGAGTCCGCAAGCGGGGACTCAGGGTGCTCACCATCGCGCCCTTCGTCAGCCGCGGATCCACCAAGCTCTCTGCCGGTGTGATTGCCACCGTTCCCGGTAGTGAACCGGAAACCATCGTGGGCCTGGCTGATTCGGAACTCTTACGCCAGCCCGGGGCCGTGATCATGGCGGGGGAGCGGTTGGCGTGGATACCCGGAGCGCTGTCGGCCACAGCCCAGCTTGCCGCGAAGACTGGCGCGACACTGGTGTGGGTTCCGCGAAGAGCGGGGGAGCGTGGAGCCTTGGAAGCGGGGGCGCTGCCCAGGCTCCTGCCGGGTGGTCACCCAGTGTCGGACAGTGCGGCACGACGCTATGTCGCCGACAAGTGGGGAGTGATCGCACTGCCCGACATGCCCGGACTCGATGCCGCCGGCATGTTGGATCCCGGGAGCGGGCTCGACGCGTTCCTCGTCGGTGGCGTCGAACTGGCGGATCTTCCGTATCCCGCGGCTGCCGTCGGTGCGCTCAAGACAGGATTCGTGGTGAGCCTGGAGATGCGCCACGGCGCTGTCACCGAGCTCGCCGATGTGGTACTTCCGGTGGCGGCGGTCGCGGAGAAGTCGGGCAGCTTCGTGAATTGGGAAGGCAGGCTGAGACCTTTCCAGACCACTCTGGACGCCAGTGATGCCCTCGACGATCTCAGAGTGCTTGCCGCGCTGTCTCGGCGGATGGATCGCCCGATCGGCCTGAACCACGCACACGAGGCGCTCGCCGAGCTCGCGGACATCGGGCCGTGGGAGGGCGCGCGGGAAACCCCGGGGCCGGTCCGGGCGACCGCCAGGCCACGGCCCGAGGCGGGAGAGGCGGTTTTGGCGTCCTGGCGGTTGCTGCTGGACGCCGGTCGGCTGCAGGACGGCGAACAGTTCCTTGCCGGTACCGCGCACACCACGGAGGTGCGGTTATCGGAGGCCACCGCACGCGAGATCGGTGCCGCTGACGGCGAATCGGTGACCGTGCGCAGTATGTCGGAGTCGATCCAGGGTGCCATTACCCTGCCGCTGCGGATCACCGAGATGCCGGACAGGGTTGTGTGGGTGCCGATGCGCTCGGCCGGGTCGGAGGTTCATCAGCAGCTCGGTCCCGCGCTCGGGCAAGTGGTCCGAATCGAGGTGGCAGCATGA
- a CDS encoding NuoB/complex I 20 kDa subunit family protein, whose protein sequence is MGLEEQLPSGFLLSTVEALAGYVRKGSLWPATFGLACCAIEMMSTAGPRFDIARFGMERFSATPRQADLMIVAGRVSQKMAPVLRQIYDQMAEPKWVLAMGVCASSGGMFNNYAIVQGVDHVVPVDIYLPGCPPRPEMLLHAILKLHEKIGHMPLGANREEVIRETEAAALAATPTFEMKGLLR, encoded by the coding sequence ATGGGTCTTGAGGAACAACTGCCTAGCGGATTTCTGCTGAGCACCGTCGAGGCGCTGGCGGGGTACGTGCGCAAAGGTTCGTTGTGGCCCGCCACCTTTGGACTGGCCTGCTGCGCCATCGAGATGATGTCGACTGCGGGCCCCCGATTCGACATCGCCCGCTTTGGCATGGAACGGTTCTCGGCGACACCCCGGCAGGCCGACCTCATGATCGTGGCGGGCAGGGTCAGTCAGAAGATGGCCCCGGTGTTGCGGCAGATCTATGACCAGATGGCTGAACCGAAATGGGTGCTCGCCATGGGGGTCTGTGCTTCTTCGGGCGGGATGTTCAATAACTATGCCATTGTCCAGGGTGTCGATCATGTTGTCCCCGTGGATATCTACCTTCCCGGTTGTCCGCCGCGCCCGGAAATGCTGCTGCACGCGATCTTGAAGCTGCACGAGAAGATCGGCCATATGCCGCTCGGGGCCAACCGTGAGGAAGTCATCCGCGAGACCGAGGCGGCGGCTCTCGCCGCCACGCCGACCTTCGAGATGAAGGGCCTGCTGCGGTGA
- the nuoF gene encoding NADH-quinone oxidoreductase subunit NuoF codes for MTSTILAPVLSEHWDEADSWTLGGYLRHEGYQGLRTALGMAPDAVIALVKDAGLRGRGGAGFPTGTKWSFIPQGDGKPHYLVVNADESEPGTCKDIPLMLATPHTLIEGIVIAAYAIRAAHAFIYVRGEVISVIRRLQTAVAQAYEAGYLGRNILDSGFDLELVVHSGAGAYICGEETALLDSLEGRRGQPRLRPPFPAVAGLYASPTVVNNVESIASVPVILRRGAQWFRTMGSEKSPGFTLYSLSGHVRTPGQYEAPLGVTLRELLELAGGVRDGHGLKFWTPGGSSTPLFTAEHLDVPLDYEGVSAAGSMLGTKALQIFDDTTCVVRAVLRWTEFYAHESCGKCTPCREGTYWLVRILQRLESGGGSAEDLDKLLDVSDIVLGKSFCALGDGAASPIMSSLKYFRGEYEAHLENGCPFDSGASTVFGEGDR; via the coding sequence GTGACGTCCACGATCTTGGCCCCGGTCCTGTCCGAGCACTGGGACGAGGCCGACTCCTGGACCCTCGGCGGGTATCTGCGCCATGAGGGCTATCAGGGCCTGCGCACCGCGCTGGGCATGGCACCGGATGCCGTCATCGCCCTGGTCAAGGACGCGGGTCTGCGTGGGCGGGGCGGCGCCGGATTCCCGACAGGCACCAAGTGGTCTTTCATTCCGCAGGGTGACGGCAAGCCGCACTACCTGGTGGTGAACGCGGACGAGTCAGAACCCGGTACCTGCAAAGACATTCCGTTGATGCTGGCGACACCGCACACCCTCATCGAGGGAATTGTCATTGCCGCCTATGCGATCCGTGCCGCACATGCCTTCATCTACGTGCGCGGTGAGGTCATCTCGGTGATCAGAAGGTTGCAGACCGCGGTGGCACAGGCCTATGAGGCGGGATACCTGGGCCGCAATATTCTTGATAGCGGTTTCGATCTGGAGCTGGTGGTGCACTCCGGTGCGGGCGCCTACATCTGCGGGGAAGAGACCGCGCTCTTGGACTCGCTGGAGGGACGCCGCGGCCAGCCGCGGCTGCGTCCCCCATTTCCCGCGGTTGCGGGTCTGTACGCCAGCCCGACGGTCGTCAACAACGTGGAGTCCATCGCGAGTGTCCCGGTCATCCTGAGACGTGGGGCCCAATGGTTCCGGACAATGGGATCGGAGAAATCACCGGGGTTCACGCTGTACTCGTTGTCCGGGCATGTGCGTACTCCGGGACAGTATGAGGCTCCACTCGGAGTGACGCTGCGCGAGCTCCTGGAGCTGGCTGGGGGAGTGCGCGACGGACACGGGCTCAAGTTCTGGACTCCCGGTGGTTCATCGACACCGTTGTTCACCGCCGAGCATCTGGATGTCCCGCTCGATTACGAGGGCGTGAGCGCAGCCGGTTCGATGCTGGGCACCAAGGCATTACAGATATTCGATGACACCACGTGCGTGGTGCGTGCGGTGCTGCGGTGGACCGAGTTCTACGCGCACGAGTCCTGTGGCAAGTGCACGCCTTGCCGTGAGGGCACCTATTGGCTGGTGCGCATCCTCCAGCGACTGGAATCCGGCGGGGGTTCCGCCGAAGACCTGGACAAACTTCTCGACGTCTCGGACATCGTGTTGGGTAAGTCCTTCTGCGCTCTCGGCGACGGCGCGGCGAGTCCGATCATGTCCTCGCTCAAGTACTTCCGCGGAGAGTATGAGGCACACCTGGAGAATGGATGCCCCTTCGACTCGGGGGCCAGCACCGTCTTCGGGGAGGGGGACCGATGA
- a CDS encoding NADH-quinone oxidoreductase subunit C, whose translation MTGDEQNPGEVIGVRHGLFGVHGSGDTSGYGGLVQPISLPVSSARPYGGYFDQVVDRLESVLSEQEHVTYGDAIEGVIVFRDQLTIHVRAEHLVQVAQSLRDDPELRFELCLGVSGVHYPEDTARELHAVYPLMSITWNRRVLLEVAVPDDNPHVPSLNAVYPTTDWHERETYDFFGIVFDDHPALTRIEMPDDWEGHPQRKDYPLGGVPVEYHGATIAPPDQRRSYN comes from the coding sequence GTGACGGGCGACGAGCAGAACCCCGGCGAGGTCATCGGGGTACGGCACGGGCTCTTCGGGGTCCACGGCAGTGGTGACACGTCGGGCTATGGCGGCCTGGTTCAGCCAATCTCCTTGCCGGTCAGCTCGGCCCGTCCCTATGGCGGGTACTTCGATCAGGTCGTGGACCGGCTGGAATCGGTGCTCTCGGAGCAGGAACACGTCACCTACGGGGACGCTATCGAGGGTGTCATCGTCTTTCGCGATCAGCTCACGATCCACGTCAGGGCCGAGCATCTGGTGCAGGTTGCCCAGTCCCTGCGGGATGACCCGGAACTGCGTTTCGAGCTCTGCCTCGGCGTCAGCGGTGTGCACTACCCCGAGGACACCGCGCGGGAACTACATGCCGTCTACCCACTCATGTCGATCACCTGGAATCGCCGTGTCCTACTCGAAGTAGCTGTGCCGGATGATAATCCGCATGTTCCGTCGCTGAATGCCGTGTACCCGACCACCGACTGGCATGAACGGGAAACGTACGACTTCTTCGGCATCGTCTTCGACGACCACCCCGCGTTGACGCGAATCGAAATGCCGGATGACTGGGAGGGGCATCCTCAGCGTAAGGACTATCCGCTCGGTGGTGTGCCTGTCGAATACCACGGGGCGACCATTGCGCCGCCCGATCAGCGGAGGTCCTACAACTAA